From the genome of Zalophus californianus isolate mZalCal1 chromosome 5, mZalCal1.pri.v2, whole genome shotgun sequence:
GGTGAGCCTGGGTCCTCTGCAGCGGGGTCTGCTGGAGGTGAGCCTGGGTCCCTCAACAGAGCACGGGCAGTGTGGGAAACCACGGTGACACACAGCTGCTTGCAACCACAAACCACTTACCACCCTCATGCTTTTTAGGAAAAGGGCACCCTGGCATCTGTTTGGAAAGCGCCTTAATTCTAAGTCCTAGCATCAGAATGAGAAGGGACTCTTGAGAATTGTCTAAAATAGTTCATCTTAGAGAccaaaaattcatatttttaagaagatatCTTACCTATAAGGTTAAACAAAAAATGGGCAATCGATGCTATGTTGCCTGGAAAACACTTCTTAAAACCTCACAGTTAATCTATCTGTGGGATAAAGGGCACCCTGGCATCTGTTTGGAAAGCGCCTTAATTCTAAGTCCTAGCATCAGAATGAGAAGGGACTCTTGAGAATTGTCTAAAATAGTTCATCTTAGAGAccaaaaattcatatttttaagaagatatCTTACCTATAAGGTTAAACAAAAAATGGGCAATCGATGCTATGTTGCCTGGAAAACACTTCTTAAAACCTCACAGTTAATCTATCAATGATGCTATGCCAATTCCAGAAGTCTTTGGAATCCCATTCCCGTATCAGTAACTAAACATATGAATAATACCTTAAATTGTCCAGCTTGAAGTTTTCCTGTTAAATTTTGTGGCAAACACGGATTTCCTTGTCCATACTGCATGCCCATTCCAGGCACAGTGGGGAGGTATTAAGTGGGTTCCTTGCCATTTGCTCACAGTCTGTTTAGCGGTTCTACAGCAGagagacaaaacaggaaaaatggaatatttatttgtttttaatcctcCAGGAAGTCATCAAAATTCCAAGTGGATTGAGAAAGCCATTGTTGATAATGCATGCATATTATCATGATAGAACGCACTGCAATAGAAGATTTCTGGGTACACTTCATTCTTTCTCATTCCGAGTGACTCATTCAGGAGATTCTCAACTAAGTAATCCATATCCTCATTTAGCAGCTGACCCCCAGATTCTACCTTGAGTTAGCTCCAGACACTGAAAGTGCCATGAAATCTTCATATTAACTGTCTACATAATGTTTACAAGTACAGTGAGTAAACAGCCCTGGTTACATAGTTGGGAGTTCATTAAATAACTGAActtacaaagcatttttatttattttgtcataaTTCATTTTgtcttcaatctctctctctctgtaagcAACACttaggtttattattattattaattactagGCTCATTTCCATGTGAGCGAACTAAGCATCAGAAAGGAAttaattttctgaatttcaaacAGTGAATATACACAGAACTTTAGCATTTTCAATAATGATATCcccttattttactttgtttccaaAACACAACATTGGAAACAAGCATTTCTTAGCACCAGATAATGTTAAAATGATTTACATTACAAATTTTAGGgagaatatattctaaaattatttattttttatttttatatccacctttccctttcctcatcaGTACCAGTAAGCAGCGTTTTACCCCCAAAGGCCAAAAACAAGGCCTGCCGTCCCATAAAAAGTAGTCagttattttcctccttttatgcCTTCTCAAAATTTATCTGACAGGAGGCTATTTttagagggaaaaaggaaaatgtgaagcaggtggtttatttaaataatctcctTTGAGATAAAATGTTGCTGTTAATTAATGATATCCTTTTTTATCCAGTTAGGTAACCCACTCACACATGATTTCATAGCTATGATGTGTGGTGTTTCATAGCATGAGGAATTTGGGGTTTTCTTACAGAGACATTGGGAGTAACATTTTCTGTCTATACCTTTCTCCATCCCTCAAATAAATTCTGAAGATGTTTAAACTCTATTTTTACCTTAATTCCATCTACGCTTGTTACAGAATATAAATCTTTGTTAATATATCCAAATGTCAGAATTACCAATTCAGAAAAATAGTTAAATTGGTTGATATCATTGGAATTAATCTAAACTTTGAGTAGCCTGATTCCATTGTAGTAGaggcaaactgattctaaaattatgAGAAAATTCAAAAGCGAATTTTTGGATTTTGTTAAGAGAGATTCTTATCTCCTATAGTTTTATCTTCATACTTAATTATTTCCAATCATTCCTAAAGAGatgttcatgtttgttttttctgtttgtttgtttttacaatccGTCAAAAGCATTATGGAGGTGTAACTCACACCTGcttatatttctcttttactttcagGGTGTGAGAGGAGCCTTGAGCCGGTATGTTTACTTTCTGAACCAGGGACTGGGTTGGGGGAAGACAAGGAAGTTGGTGGATAAACCCTACTGAGAATTATTGGTTCTGTGCCCTTCTCAGAAGTAAGGATGTCACACAGCTGGAACCGGAGACCATCCCCATGGAGCTGAGGACAATGTGTCGCATCCCTGGGATGAGGGAAATGTTGAGAAAGTTCCAAGGTAGGCTTTGTCTTTGAGCCGGGAGAACTACAATGCCTATGGTTTGGGTGTTACTACAGTTTGTTACTGTACAAGTCTGGCTGCAGTAACAAAACcgaaagtttatttttcattttttaagatgtatttatttgagaaagagagagtaacccaagcagactctttgctggggtggagcctgatgtggggctcgatctcacaaccccgaggtcagacctgagctaaaaccaagactGAGCCACTAGGCACCCCAGCAAAGGTCTATTTTTAGATCATATCATTGGTTTACTAGTGGATTGTGGAGactttttatttcacctcatttcCCTCTGGGACCCGTGCAGATAAAGCCCCACCTTTCTATTGCTGGTCGCTCTGGGAAAGGGTTAGGTTATGGTGGATTAGGCACTGGTCCTACACTAAAGTGGCACACTGGGTTCTCTGAAGATTTTATTAACTACTGTGAGTCACATAATCATGCCAGGTTATAAGGGTGGATGGAAGAGGGCGCTGTTttcagaagaaagagaactgGGATATTTGTGTAAAGTCATAAAGAGTATCAGAGTTACTAACACCCATTTTAGCTACATTTAGTTAGGCTTGAAAGAGTGGTTCATAGCTTATTAGCTGTGATATGAGTAACATTAGttccaataaatattaatttccctGTTTATAAAATGCTGAAAAAGTGTATTGTTTGGAGGACTAAATGaaacatatttgaaaacatagaaaaatcatCAATATAAAAGCATTGCTttatatcaaatttattttattatcgtAACTTGATGGGTTGCTTAAATTAGGTAGTcaataaagccaaaaatattCAGTCAGTTATTTTTATGTAGGAATAAGTGTGGTGACATAAATGAGTTTGTTAGGTCTGATTATGCTGTTCTTCACAGAGTATGGATtcaacatttgtatttctttttttaatccaaattatACCCAGCAATGCACACAAACTGTGGCTAAGTACTGGTTTCATTACTTAGAAGGAAGCTTCAGCCCACAATGAGAAAAACCCATTTTAGCCATCCTGTTCAATAATGAGCAGATTAACATATACTAACTGCATGACTTGTTGCAATTTATTACACTCCCATAATCAGTATtctcttattcccattttttgaTGAATTAAATAATGATggattaattcaataaatattccgTATTTTGTCCAGACACAAAATTGTAAGTATTGAAGTATATTAtcgaacaataacaaaaaaaatcctacaaatcCATAGCCTCGTGTTTTCATGTGTACATATTTACCGAAATTATGCAAAATGCACAGAATGTTGGAAGATGACACAGAATACTGAGAAAAATATTGAGaagaatattgagaaaaaaataaagtaaggatGGCCAGAAGTGTTCAGGTTAGGGCATCTGATTTTGAATTTGACATTCAAGGAAGGCCCCTTGGGGTTAACTCATCAAATATCTAATGTGGAAGAAAACATTCCAGGCAGCAGAAACAATGAGTGTCCAGGCCTGAGATAGAAATATAGAAGATGCGTTCCAGGAACTATGAGGTCTGTGTGGTTGGGTAAGAGTAAGAAAGGGCAGAGTCAGAGAGGCCAAGAAAAGACCAACTAGCACAGGGTGCTATGGGCAGGTCAATGTGACCAGGATGCTTTTACCTTTGAGTGAAATAGGAAGTCGATGAAAAGTTGTAAATGGAGGAATAACATGATTAGATTAATGTTTTGAGAGTCTTACTCTGTATGTTTTATTGAGAATAAATTCAAAGGGGTGAGGCTTTAAGTGGGAAAAGCAATTAGGAGCCTTTGCAATAATTCATAACATGGTAGTATTATCAGAGGTGCTGAGATGTGAAATGTGGACAGAATCTTGGTATATTTCAAAGGTAGAGCTgcgggtgtctgggtggctccgtcgttaagcatctgccatcggctcaggtcgtgatcccggggtcctgggatcgagccctgcattgggctccctgctcggcgggaagcttgcttctccttctcacactccccctgcttgtgttccctctctcactgtctctctgtcaaataaataaatacataaatcttaaaaaaaaaaggtagagctGGCAAAATCTGCTGTTGGATTAGGTATGagttgtcagagaaagagaaaaatcagaatgaTTCCAGAGTTTGAATCTCCAGAATTGGCATAATGAAGTTGTTAACAGTGATGGTTAAAGCTGCAGGTGTGGGAGAAGAAGGGAGTTGGGTTTTGAACATACCAATATTGTGATGAATGTTAAATATCCAAAGTTTGATGTCAGGTAAGCAGATGATTCTGCAAATACAGTGTTTCAGGAGAAAGGTCTAAGGTAGAGATATGCATTTGGAATCAGTAAGCACATGAATGGAATTTAATTAAAGCAATGATCCAGCCAGCCCAGGAATGCATTGAGAGTgacctgagaaagaaagaagaggtccCAGTCCTGAAACCATtggatggagaagagaggaaaacagcAAAGGAGACCAAGAATGAGTGATGAGTAGAGAGGGAAGGAGATTGTGATGATCAGTGtctttgggaaagagaaaggaggtttTCCAGGACAAAGGGAGTCTCAACAACATTGAATGCTACAGAAAAGTAATTTAAGGTGAACTCTAATGACTACTCACCAGTGTGGAGGTCACTGGGAAGTTTCCTTTGAGTATTGTTATATCATGATGAACAATTGAGTacgggagaggggtgggggagcaatTGGAGATAGACCATATTAACAACCGTttcacagatttattttcttataaatggatCAAGGAAGTGTGCTAGAGTGGAAATGATGTGTAAAGACAACATATGTTAAGTAGGCCTAGCACAGTTCCATGGAAACCCACATTTCTGTCTGTTACTTATGACCTCTAGAGTTGGGGGAAATTACATAAACTCTGACTCTGAGTCTAGTCATTGATAATGTGGGGTTGATAACAGTCACCTTGAGGGTGGTTAAATGGGTTAGCAGCGATGATATATTACATACATGACCCACTCAGGGTAGGGTATCAACACAAGACCACCAGAAGTGGATTTAGAGACAAATAGTAATAAGGGTCATTGTAAtagtatttgttattattatgatattaaaaataaaaccatattaatttattatttttgaatgtttataaaataaagacactGAATATTTTACATCCTGCCTTCTTCACTGAGGAGATTTTAcacataaatgtatttattaattatgtGTATAAGTAAAATTTCACACCAATCTCCCTGGAACTTCACAGTATCAATATCGGTTTTCTGTTGTTGTGTAACAAATTTCTACAGACTTCACTGCTTAAATCCACATGCATTTATTAGGTCATAGTTATACAGACCAGACATTCATGTGGGATCAGCTCATTTCTCTGCTTAGGTTTTCACAAGATCAATATTAAGGTGTTGGCAGGCTGGGCTCCTCTGAAGAGTCTGGGGAGGAATCCACTCCCAAGCTGATTCAGTCTGTTGGCATAATATAGTTAtggtggttgtaggactgagttCCCCATTTCCTTGTTGGCTATCAGTTGGAGGTCACTGGCCTTTCTTCTCATGTGGCTCATTCTGTCTTGAAAGACAGCAAGGACACATTAAATTCAAATCTCTCTGACTTCCTGTTCTGCCACCAGCCCAATAGCCAGAGAAACCTTTCTGATTTTAAGGGTTCATGTGATTAGATGAGACTCACCCAAATTATGTTCCTCTtgtcataaaatataaacatgagaGTAGCACCAGTGTCTATAGGTCATGGGTCTTACCTGAGAATTCTGTCTACCAGAGCAACATAACATCAGAAGAAAGTGGTAGAtttcaaattaacaaaatttttctatggattttgagaaaaaataaatgcataagatCTTCCTAAGAGCACCCAAGTGTTCTGAATGTAGGTGAAAGGAATCTAAATAATTATGCTTATGGTTCATCACATCATCAGTGGTTATGCTTTTATTGGGGTAATAATGAGTCCTGAATTATGCACAAGGAAGTAATGAGGAATATACTAGTGACCCACAAGGCAAACTATTATTTCGCTTTCTCTAGgagttatttgagagaggaggatGAGGAACGGTGGGATTATTGTACATAACATTGTGCTTCCTGTGTTTTTACCAGTCTTCTCTGACCTTTCACGTGTCCCACAAAATTCTTCCCACAGTTGATGTAAAGCTGGACCCTGTCACAGCGCACCCTAGCCTCCTCTTGACGGCTGATCTACGCAGTGTGCAGGATGGAGAGCTGTGGAGGGATCTCCCCAACAATCCCGAGCGATTTGACACATGGCCCTGTATCCTGGGTTTGCAGAACTTCTCCTCAGGGAGGCATTACTGGGAAGTCATAGTGGGAGAAAGAGCAGAGTGGGGCTTAGGTGTCTGTCAAGAGACAGTGCCAAGGAAAGGGGAGACCACACCCTCTCCTGAGAATGGAGTCTGGGCCATGTGGCTGCTGAAAGGGAATGAGTACATGGTCCTTGCCTCCCCATCAGTGCCTCTCCTCCACCTGGAACGGCCTCATTGCATTGGGATTTTTTTGGACTATGAAGCAGGTGAAATCTCCTTCTACAATATAACAAACGGGTCTTA
Proteins encoded in this window:
- the TRIM58 gene encoding E3 ubiquitin-protein ligase TRIM58 isoform X4, which produces MALELVRKEIEETFTQEANVGKKIVIWKEKVEMQRQRFRLEFEKYRGFLALDEQLQLRRLEEEERATLQRLRESKNRLVQQSRALRELAEELEERCQRPALGLLEEVIKIPSGLRKPLLIMHAYYHDRTHCNRRFLALWRCNSHLLIFLFYFQGVRGALSRSKDVTQLEPETIPMELRTMCRIPGMREMLRKFQVDVKLDPVTAHPSLLLTADLRSVQDGELWRDLPNNPERFDTWPCILGLQNFSSGRHYWEVIVGERAEWGLGVCQETVPRKGETTPSPENGVWAMWLLKGNEYMVLASPSVPLLHLERPHCIGIFLDYEAGEISFYNITNGSYIYTFNQLFSGILRPYFFICDTIPLILPSVTDMESENWASRGHLDSASNVRHDHS
- the TRIM58 gene encoding E3 ubiquitin-protein ligase TRIM58 isoform X3, which translates into the protein MGVRQCARHGEEMSLFCEEDQEALCWVCDTTPEHRSHHTAPLQEAARCYQAKLQMALELVRKEIEETFTQEANVGKKIVIWKEKVEMQRQRFRLEFEKYRGFLALDEQLQLRRLEEEERATLQRLRESKNRLVQQSRALRELAEELEERCQRPALGLLEEVIKIPSGLRKPLLIMHAYYHDRTHCNRRFLALWRCNSHLLIFLFYFQGVRGALSRSKDVTQLEPETIPMELRTMCRIPGMREMLRKFQVDVKLDPVTAHPSLLLTADLRSVQDGELWRDLPNNPERFDTWPCILGLQNFSSGRHYWEVIVGERAEWGLGVCQETVPRKGETTPSPENGVWAMWLLKGNEYMVLASPSVPLLHLERPHCIGIFLDYEAGEISFYNITNGSYIYTFNQLFSGILRPYFFICDTIPLILPSVTDMESENWASRGHLDSASNVRHDHS